A window of Pseudodesulfovibrio hydrargyri contains these coding sequences:
- a CDS encoding long-chain-fatty-acid--CoA ligase, which yields MEQLDRPWLKSYDPDVPPTLDYDKIPLFKFLDRAARKWPQRKAIVFRNWSITYAKLKARTEVVAANLRAAGIRKGDRVALMLPNLPQTIIAFWGVLRAGAVGVMTNPLYMETEIIHQFNDAGVRCCITLDLLWPKLEKLRDSLPVERYFVTTIGEGLKFPLNVLYGLQARKNGSTPKVPYDGRTVFPFKALTKGRERFTNERVVADDTALLQYTGGTTGVAKGCILTHFNIGANMQQCQSMMHTLGKKQETFLGILPYFHIYGLTTCLAWPTSLGATLAPFPRYVPLDVLKGIHKLRPTVFPGAPALYISLLQQKDIDKYDLKSIEVCVSGSAPMPVEYMEQFLERSGTSITEGYGLTEASPVTHFNPLEGKSKNGSIGLPFPDTDAKIVDMEVGGEPLPPGKRGELVIRGPQVMKGYYNRPDATADVLRNGWLYTGDIATMDEEGYFYIVDRKKDLIISGGYNIYPREIDEVLHSHPKIKEAVSVGIPHEARGEIVKAYVVVQDGETLERCDVISFCREKLANYKVPRQVEFRTELPKTMVGKVLRRALREEEEAKAEAKRNRRAGKKAAEAEDTCE from the coding sequence ATGGAGCAACTCGACCGTCCCTGGCTCAAATCCTATGATCCGGATGTGCCGCCGACCCTGGATTACGACAAAATTCCGCTGTTCAAGTTCCTGGACAGGGCCGCGCGCAAGTGGCCCCAGCGCAAGGCCATCGTTTTCCGCAACTGGTCGATCACCTACGCCAAGCTCAAGGCCCGGACCGAGGTGGTCGCGGCCAATCTGCGCGCGGCGGGCATTCGCAAGGGGGACCGGGTGGCGCTGATGCTGCCCAACCTGCCCCAGACCATCATCGCCTTCTGGGGCGTGCTCCGGGCCGGGGCCGTGGGGGTCATGACCAACCCCCTGTACATGGAGACCGAGATCATCCACCAGTTCAACGACGCCGGGGTGCGCTGCTGCATCACCCTGGACCTGCTCTGGCCCAAGCTCGAGAAGCTCCGCGACTCCCTGCCGGTGGAAAGGTACTTCGTGACCACCATCGGCGAGGGGCTGAAATTTCCCCTGAACGTGCTCTACGGGCTGCAGGCCAGAAAGAACGGCTCCACGCCCAAGGTGCCTTACGACGGCCGGACCGTGTTCCCGTTCAAGGCCCTGACCAAGGGACGCGAGCGGTTCACCAACGAGCGGGTGGTGGCCGACGACACGGCCCTGCTGCAATACACCGGCGGGACCACCGGCGTGGCCAAGGGGTGTATCCTGACCCATTTCAACATCGGCGCGAACATGCAGCAATGCCAGTCCATGATGCACACCCTGGGCAAGAAGCAGGAGACCTTCCTCGGCATCCTGCCCTATTTCCATATATATGGGCTGACCACCTGCCTGGCCTGGCCGACCAGCCTGGGCGCGACACTGGCCCCGTTCCCGCGCTACGTGCCCCTGGACGTGCTCAAGGGCATCCACAAGCTCAGGCCCACGGTCTTTCCCGGAGCGCCCGCCCTGTACATTTCGCTGCTCCAGCAAAAAGACATCGACAAGTACGACCTCAAGTCCATCGAGGTCTGCGTGTCCGGGTCCGCGCCCATGCCCGTGGAGTACATGGAGCAATTCCTGGAGCGTTCGGGCACGTCCATCACCGAGGGGTACGGATTGACCGAGGCCTCGCCCGTGACCCACTTCAACCCCCTGGAGGGCAAGAGCAAGAACGGCTCCATCGGCCTGCCCTTCCCGGACACGGACGCCAAGATCGTGGACATGGAGGTGGGCGGCGAGCCCCTGCCCCCGGGCAAGCGCGGCGAGTTGGTCATCCGGGGCCCGCAGGTCATGAAGGGGTACTACAACCGGCCCGACGCCACGGCCGACGTGCTGCGCAACGGCTGGCTGTACACCGGCGACATCGCCACCATGGACGAGGAAGGCTATTTCTACATCGTGGACCGCAAGAAGGACCTGATCATCTCCGGCGGGTACAACATCTACCCCCGCGAGATCGACGAGGTCCTGCACAGCCACCCCAAGATCAAGGAGGCCGTGTCCGTGGGCATCCCCCACGAGGCGCGCGGCGAGATCGTCAAGGCGTACGTGGTGGTCCAGGACGGCGAGACGCTGGAGCGCTGCGACGTCATTTCGTTCTGCCGCGAGAAGCTGGCCAACTACAAGGTTCCGCGCCAGGTGGAATTCCGCACCGAACTGCCCAAGACCATGGTCGGCAAGGTCCTGCGCCGCGCCCTGCGCGAGGAGGAGGAAGCCAAGGCCGAGGCCAAGCGGAACCGCCGGGCCGGGAAGAAGGCGGCCGAAGCCGAGGACACCTGCGAATAA
- a CDS encoding winged helix-turn-helix transcriptional regulator, which translates to MLITEGCYLRPSKSTRVLAILDALSRDSSLSQYELGRRLHLSGAMVNQYLKQLQAEGLVEFLPVNGKSYNYTLTEQGRRSRQRMFSDYSSETVRLYSTIKEFVLDKLKDLEEEGKRDLALFGASETCEVVLSALRGTRFRVKALLDNDSEKQGQIFNGHVVSAPHVLDQVDCDAVVITSFGKQSEIYEQVKPYSEKRGFQIVRF; encoded by the coding sequence ATGCTGATAACCGAGGGGTGCTACCTCAGGCCGAGCAAGAGCACCCGTGTCCTGGCCATCCTGGACGCCCTGTCCAGGGATTCCAGTCTGTCCCAGTACGAACTGGGAAGGCGGCTGCATCTGTCGGGTGCCATGGTCAACCAGTACCTCAAACAGTTGCAGGCCGAAGGGCTGGTCGAGTTCCTCCCGGTCAACGGCAAGAGCTACAACTATACCCTGACGGAACAGGGCCGCCGCTCGCGGCAACGGATGTTCTCGGACTATTCCTCGGAGACCGTCCGGCTCTATTCCACCATCAAGGAGTTCGTGCTCGACAAGCTCAAGGACCTGGAGGAGGAGGGCAAGCGGGACCTGGCGCTGTTCGGCGCGTCCGAGACCTGCGAGGTGGTCCTGTCCGCCCTGCGCGGCACCCGCTTCAGGGTCAAGGCCCTGCTCGACAACGACTCCGAGAAACAGGGGCAGATTTTCAACGGACACGTGGTTTCCGCACCGCATGTCCTGGATCAGGTGGACTGCGACGCCGTGGTCATCACCTCCTTTGGCAAGCAGAGCGAGATCTATGAACAGGTCAAGCCCTATTCCGAAAAGCGCGGATTTCAAATTGTGAGATTCTGA
- a CDS encoding N-acetylneuraminate synthase family protein, with protein sequence MKQIQSVTLRSGVTIGKGHPCFVVAEIGNNHQGEFDIARKMIDEAAAAGVQGVKFQKRDSEALLTRQGRAAPYTGPNSFGPTYGEHRAALELSIDQMARLKAYSESLGLVFFASAWDDPSLAQILDLDVELLKISSAELVNVPLVRKYAKAEIPVILSTGMSGLDDIDVAMSEIRTVHDDVILLHCNSTYPCPEEHIGLPVMDALRERYGVPVGYSGHEKGIGPSVAAAALGACVVERHFTLDKTLKGTDHQASLEPAQLAAMVTMIREVEKAVQVKGKVVFPDEQAAAKKLRKCIVFSRDLPAGHILTEADLTTRCPRVGVSPVHWDEVLGAALNRSVKHEEPVQWDTLSLTQPACADAASS encoded by the coding sequence ATGAAACAGATTCAATCCGTCACATTGCGTTCGGGCGTCACCATCGGCAAGGGCCATCCCTGCTTCGTGGTCGCGGAAATCGGCAACAACCACCAGGGCGAATTCGACATCGCCAGGAAGATGATCGACGAGGCCGCCGCCGCCGGGGTCCAGGGGGTCAAGTTCCAGAAACGGGACAGCGAGGCGCTGCTCACCCGCCAGGGGCGGGCCGCCCCCTACACCGGCCCCAACAGCTTCGGCCCGACCTACGGCGAACACCGTGCCGCGCTCGAGCTGTCCATCGACCAGATGGCCCGGCTCAAGGCGTACTCCGAGTCCCTGGGCCTGGTCTTCTTCGCCTCGGCCTGGGACGACCCGAGCCTGGCCCAGATTCTGGACCTGGACGTGGAACTGCTCAAGATCAGCTCCGCCGAACTGGTCAACGTGCCCCTGGTGCGCAAGTACGCCAAGGCCGAGATTCCGGTCATCCTGTCCACCGGCATGAGCGGCCTGGACGACATCGACGTGGCCATGTCCGAAATCCGCACCGTCCATGACGACGTCATTCTCCTGCATTGCAACTCCACCTATCCGTGCCCCGAGGAACACATCGGCCTGCCCGTCATGGACGCCCTGCGCGAACGCTACGGCGTGCCGGTCGGTTATTCCGGGCACGAAAAGGGCATCGGCCCCAGCGTGGCCGCCGCCGCCCTGGGCGCATGCGTGGTCGAACGCCATTTCACCCTGGACAAGACCCTCAAGGGAACCGACCACCAGGCCTCCCTCGAACCCGCGCAGCTGGCCGCCATGGTGACCATGATCCGCGAAGTCGAAAAGGCCGTCCAGGTCAAGGGCAAGGTCGTTTTCCCCGACGAACAGGCTGCGGCCAAGAAGCTGCGCAAATGCATCGTCTTCTCCCGCGACCTGCCCGCCGGGCACATCCTCACCGAGGCCGACCTGACCACCCGCTGCCCGCGCGTGGGCGTCTCCCCGGTCCACTGGGACGAGGTCCTCGGCGCCGCGCTCAACCGCTCGGTCAAACACGAGGAACCCGTCCAATGGGATACCCTCAGCCTGACCCAACCCGCCTGCGCCGACGCCGCCTCGTCCTAG
- a CDS encoding chemotaxis protein — MSQTDILLETGTNELEIIEFFIDEVTPDGVVRQYFGVNVAKVLEVVEAPEGLEGSEAAVHPSFLGTIPLRDLILPVVDLSVWLDIDRSPAENEPIIVTEFNAMITGFLVSGVTQIHRVFWADVEPPSKYVSSMETNCITGTVKIKDRFVLMLDLEQVLADLDESGQTQANLSSVVSDERYRALVADDSTSVRQLLESNFTQANFEVTMARDGAEAWAVLEGIKAKCASEGKSPLDYLDAVVSDVEMPQMDGYTLTRKVKEDPVLKVLPVVLFSSLISKSVLHKGKAVMADEQVTKPEFHGLTEKVINLIRGWERPGATA; from the coding sequence ATGAGTCAGACGGACATTCTGTTGGAAACAGGGACCAATGAGCTTGAGATCATTGAGTTCTTTATTGACGAGGTCACCCCGGACGGGGTGGTGCGGCAGTATTTCGGCGTGAACGTGGCCAAGGTGTTGGAGGTCGTCGAGGCCCCGGAAGGGCTGGAGGGATCCGAGGCCGCGGTGCACCCGAGTTTTCTGGGCACGATCCCGTTGCGCGACCTGATCCTGCCGGTGGTGGACCTGAGCGTATGGCTGGACATTGATCGTTCGCCCGCCGAGAACGAGCCGATCATCGTCACCGAGTTCAACGCCATGATCACGGGCTTTCTCGTTTCCGGGGTGACGCAGATCCACCGGGTCTTCTGGGCCGACGTGGAGCCGCCGAGCAAGTACGTGTCGTCCATGGAGACCAACTGCATCACCGGCACGGTCAAGATCAAGGACCGGTTCGTGCTCATGCTCGACCTGGAGCAGGTCCTGGCCGACCTGGACGAGTCGGGCCAGACCCAGGCGAACCTGAGCAGCGTGGTTTCGGACGAACGCTACCGGGCGCTGGTGGCGGACGACTCCACCTCGGTCCGTCAGCTGCTCGAAAGCAATTTCACCCAGGCCAATTTCGAGGTGACCATGGCCCGGGACGGGGCCGAGGCGTGGGCCGTCCTGGAGGGGATCAAGGCCAAATGCGCGTCAGAGGGCAAAAGCCCGCTGGACTACCTGGACGCCGTGGTCTCGGACGTGGAGATGCCGCAGATGGACGGCTACACCCTGACCCGCAAGGTCAAGGAGGACCCGGTCCTCAAGGTCCTGCCCGTGGTTCTGTTCTCGTCGCTCATCTCCAAATCCGTGCTGCACAAGGGCAAGGCGGTCATGGCGGACGAGCAGGTCACCAAGCCGGAATTCCACGGCCTGACCGAGAAGGTCATCAACCTGATCCGGGGCTGGGAACGGCCCGGAGCGACAGCCTAG
- a CDS encoding DUF2325 domain-containing protein has translation MCAALIGGMDRLKQEYVTEAKRSGIKLKHFTGKERKISKALGQVDFVVMFTNKVSHKARKDVLDAVRGKDVPVYMHHSCGVSTLRKQLDEVVG, from the coding sequence ATGTGCGCGGCATTGATAGGCGGAATGGATCGGTTGAAGCAGGAATACGTGACGGAAGCCAAACGCAGCGGGATCAAGCTGAAACACTTCACCGGCAAGGAACGGAAGATATCCAAGGCCCTGGGCCAGGTGGATTTCGTGGTCATGTTCACCAACAAGGTGTCCCACAAGGCGCGCAAGGACGTGCTCGACGCCGTGCGCGGCAAGGACGTGCCGGTCTACATGCACCACTCCTGCGGCGTGTCCACCCTGCGCAAGCAGCTGGACGAGGTGGTCGGCTAG
- a CDS encoding flavin reductase family protein, translating into MSERINIGNNAFILPEPQTILGTMLDGKPNFMAMAWVTRVNYDPCTMAMAVNKKHASHRAILETGQYSINIPSVDMVAVTDYAGLASGNRTDKSGLFEVHFGELENAPLIRACPLAMEFRLVERFSMSNDTLFIGELAAAWTEERFLTDGHVDVEKVRPFTLTMPDNRYWAVGEQVGRAWHDGKALRESSKD; encoded by the coding sequence ATGTCTGAACGGATCAACATCGGCAACAACGCCTTCATCCTGCCCGAGCCGCAGACCATCCTCGGGACCATGCTCGACGGCAAACCCAACTTCATGGCCATGGCCTGGGTCACCCGGGTCAACTACGACCCGTGCACCATGGCCATGGCGGTCAACAAGAAGCACGCCAGCCACCGGGCCATTCTCGAAACCGGCCAGTACTCCATCAACATCCCGTCCGTGGACATGGTCGCCGTGACCGACTACGCGGGGCTGGCCTCGGGCAACCGGACCGACAAGTCCGGCCTGTTCGAGGTCCACTTCGGCGAACTGGAGAACGCGCCGCTCATCCGCGCCTGCCCCCTGGCCATGGAGTTCCGGCTCGTCGAACGGTTTTCCATGTCCAACGACACCCTGTTCATCGGCGAGCTGGCCGCGGCCTGGACCGAGGAGCGCTTTCTGACCGACGGGCACGTGGACGTGGAAAAGGTCCGGCCCTTCACCCTGACCATGCCCGACAACCGATACTGGGCCGTGGGCGAACAGGTCGGCAGGGCCTGGCACGACGGCAAGGCGCTGCGCGAGTCCTCCAAGGACTGA
- a CDS encoding MarR family winged helix-turn-helix transcriptional regulator: protein MKTPSLYLQNCLFFTANALARSVTRLAEKAFRDTGLSPSLAFAVMLVNDQPGITVKELAEHLHLAPSTLTRFTDKLVYQDLVERKQEGKLTRVYPTDRAREAQAAIEKAWTRLHEDYSAVLGREAGDALARETFAAHQRLEDLS, encoded by the coding sequence ATGAAAACACCCTCACTCTATCTGCAAAACTGCCTGTTCTTCACGGCCAACGCCCTGGCCCGGTCGGTCACGCGCCTGGCCGAGAAGGCTTTCCGCGACACGGGACTGTCTCCGTCCCTGGCCTTTGCCGTCATGCTGGTCAACGACCAGCCGGGCATCACGGTCAAGGAGCTGGCCGAACACCTGCACCTGGCCCCGTCCACCCTGACCCGGTTCACGGACAAGCTGGTCTATCAGGACCTGGTGGAGCGCAAACAGGAAGGCAAGCTGACCCGCGTCTACCCCACGGACCGGGCGCGGGAGGCCCAGGCGGCGATCGAAAAGGCCTGGACCCGGCTGCACGAGGACTACTCCGCCGTACTCGGCCGCGAGGCGGGAGACGCCCTGGCCCGCGAGACCTTTGCCGCGCACCAGCGCCTCGAAGACCTGAGCTGA
- a CDS encoding right-handed parallel beta-helix repeat-containing protein — protein sequence MHRIFTALLLALLLTVPALADDAVVTGTGDPARDVANVQAALDKGGTVRLRGHFDFGADGRVKITRNVRILGGLDGSGEPVTTITGGDWTFYSPLPVDTAPPGKDGPLIVVRDLRFDGATGTPLHFAYAGGLEVGGCVVTDVAPKDAAISWSQGDSLPFQAGIVVGNRLVHPKGGLKGAVTGTVLIEGNRLEMINDHPEETAGYGVLADWTTGAELTIRDNEIERTSRNGIEVLDNELDGKGKGFIRIESNRIVTDDEGIAYPNKFGPNGIVAGWYFDTSGGVDFSRNSRAVITGNRIEARGEESIGLMLYANDLAATCNDIVLAGGRGARGVVQTGSRGFFANNRVRGRANYALFCYPFEALTATANTFAWTELGLFTGLKGQILLGGRVNMVVGTVPSLIDHGQGNIVVDSPPCTLPEADPEN from the coding sequence ATGCACCGTATTTTCACCGCCCTGCTTCTCGCCCTGCTCCTGACCGTCCCCGCCCTGGCGGACGACGCCGTGGTCACGGGCACGGGCGACCCGGCCAGGGACGTGGCCAACGTGCAGGCCGCGCTGGACAAGGGCGGCACGGTCCGGCTGCGCGGCCATTTTGACTTCGGCGCGGACGGACGGGTCAAGATCACGAGGAACGTACGCATCCTGGGCGGATTGGACGGATCGGGCGAACCGGTGACGACCATCACGGGCGGTGACTGGACCTTCTACTCCCCCCTGCCCGTGGACACCGCGCCGCCGGGCAAGGACGGGCCGCTCATCGTGGTCCGCGACCTGCGCTTCGACGGGGCCACCGGCACGCCCCTGCACTTCGCCTATGCGGGCGGGCTGGAAGTCGGCGGCTGCGTGGTCACCGACGTGGCCCCGAAGGACGCGGCCATTTCCTGGAGCCAGGGCGACTCCCTGCCGTTCCAGGCCGGGATCGTGGTCGGCAACCGGCTGGTCCACCCCAAGGGCGGGCTCAAGGGCGCGGTCACGGGCACGGTGCTCATCGAGGGCAACCGGCTGGAGATGATCAACGACCACCCGGAGGAGACCGCCGGATACGGCGTGCTCGCGGACTGGACCACAGGCGCGGAACTGACCATCCGCGACAACGAGATCGAGCGCACCTCGCGCAACGGCATCGAGGTTCTGGACAACGAACTGGACGGCAAGGGCAAGGGATTCATCCGCATCGAGTCCAACCGCATCGTCACGGACGACGAAGGGATCGCCTATCCCAACAAATTCGGCCCAAATGGCATCGTCGCGGGCTGGTATTTCGACACCAGTGGGGGTGTCGATTTTTCGCGGAACAGCCGAGCCGTCATCACCGGCAACCGCATCGAGGCGCGCGGCGAGGAGTCCATCGGCCTGATGCTCTACGCCAACGACCTGGCGGCCACCTGCAACGACATCGTCCTGGCCGGAGGCCGGGGCGCGCGCGGCGTGGTCCAGACCGGCTCGCGCGGATTCTTTGCCAACAACAGGGTGCGCGGCCGGGCCAACTACGCCCTGTTCTGCTACCCCTTCGAGGCCCTGACCGCCACGGCCAACACATTTGCCTGGACCGAGCTCGGCCTGTTCACCGGGCTCAAGGGCCAGATCCTGCTCGGCGGCCGGGTCAACATGGTGGTCGGTACGGTCCCGTCCCTCATCGACCACGGCCAGGGCAATATCGTAGTGGATAGCCCTCCCTGCACCCTGCCCGAGGCGGACCCCGAAAACTGA